In Stomatohabitans albus, one genomic interval encodes:
- a CDS encoding ABC transporter permease translates to MSAITSAWIQAKADIRVNLVGFTILNHIIAPAIFVIATILMIRNTDPSYTPIIIGSLYSGIASYSAYAIFLIFSECYTDRLSGNMVRIRTLPNGVRQWMIGKLIFCEILFLDITILALLAATIFIPQVQFSVSLSVGILAVVGFGILVMTPYGFMVGVLIRSVFGFLVVMAVTGVLFIFTSGFVPFDALPEFTSYMSVISPFFWLGYAGYTLQASAGVGPFGVFNGMSPIVVFGVLALWGVVGWAIAPKVVQIMMRKETIGRLSQHRQKTRELSGL, encoded by the coding sequence ATGAGTGCAATAACTTCAGCTTGGATTCAAGCTAAAGCCGATATACGTGTTAACTTGGTTGGGTTTACTATCCTTAATCATATTATTGCTCCAGCAATATTTGTGATTGCAACTATATTGATGATTCGTAATACTGACCCAAGTTATACACCGATTATTATAGGGTCACTCTATTCAGGAATAGCTTCCTATTCAGCCTATGCAATTTTTTTAATTTTTTCTGAATGCTATACTGATCGTCTCTCAGGTAATATGGTTCGTATTAGAACATTACCTAATGGGGTAAGGCAGTGGATGATTGGGAAGCTCATCTTTTGTGAGATTCTATTTCTAGACATCACTATCTTGGCGTTACTGGCAGCAACTATATTTATCCCACAAGTTCAGTTCTCGGTTTCACTCTCAGTAGGGATTCTTGCAGTAGTTGGGTTCGGTATCCTGGTAATGACACCATACGGGTTCATGGTTGGGGTACTTATTCGTTCTGTATTCGGTTTCCTTGTGGTAATGGCTGTCACCGGGGTTCTCTTTATCTTTACGTCAGGATTTGTTCCATTTGACGCATTACCTGAATTCACTTCCTATATGTCGGTGATAAGTCCCTTCTTTTGGTTGGGATATGCCGGATATACACTCCAAGCATCAGCCGGTGTGGGTCCCTTCGGCGTATTCAATGGCATGAGTCCTATCGTTGTATTTGGTGTATTAGCCCTCTGGGGTGTGGTTGGTTGGGCTATCGCGCCTAAGGTTGTGCAGATCATGATGCGAAAAGAAACGATTGGTCGCCTGTCACAGCATAGGCAAAAGACTCGCGAGCTTTCGGGGCTGTAG
- a CDS encoding ABC transporter ATP-binding protein has product MDALIHVSDLHFAYGDHVVLDGMSADIHRGEVVVLLGPNGTGKTTLVELIMGSLAPHAGSIRTLGRDPRTQHGAWFGEIGLVIQHYSDHGKWTVNEFMAWICGHYVKEPHHLSPADALELVGLGDVGKQVMGTLSGGQRRRLDLAAAVVGQPELLILDEPTTGLDLEARQQFHRIIQDRVDEGVTVLMTTHDMAEAQDLADRVLILNHGHLVASGSPQQLRDELLQPTQITWFEDGKRQVHATDYPEVFLKSLDLDAITGIEITRPTLGDAYLKLVNTTKETA; this is encoded by the coding sequence ATGGATGCCCTGATTCACGTCAGTGATTTGCACTTTGCCTACGGTGATCACGTCGTACTTGACGGTATGAGTGCTGATATTCATAGAGGTGAAGTTGTGGTATTGCTAGGGCCAAATGGAACAGGCAAAACCACGCTGGTTGAGCTCATCATGGGGTCACTGGCCCCACATGCCGGTTCAATTCGTACCCTCGGACGTGACCCACGAACCCAGCACGGTGCCTGGTTTGGAGAGATTGGGCTTGTCATTCAGCACTATTCAGACCACGGCAAATGGACGGTCAATGAGTTCATGGCGTGGATCTGCGGCCACTACGTGAAAGAGCCACATCACCTCTCACCGGCAGATGCTCTTGAGCTTGTTGGGCTCGGTGATGTGGGCAAGCAGGTGATGGGCACGCTATCGGGTGGGCAGCGTCGGCGCTTAGACCTTGCGGCCGCGGTCGTTGGGCAACCTGAGTTGCTTATTTTAGATGAGCCGACGACTGGATTGGACCTTGAAGCGCGGCAGCAATTCCACCGCATCATTCAAGATCGTGTTGATGAAGGGGTAACCGTGCTGATGACAACACACGATATGGCCGAAGCACAAGACCTCGCTGACCGAGTACTGATCTTGAACCATGGGCATTTGGTTGCTAGCGGGTCACCACAACAACTCCGTGACGAACTGTTGCAACCAACCCAAATCACCTGGTTTGAAGATGGTAAACGACAGGTCCATGCCACCGACTATCCGGAAGTGTTTTTAAAGTCATTGGATTTGGACGCTATCACGGGAATTGAAATAACAAGACCAACGTTAGGTGATGCCTACTTGAAGCTAGTAAATACAACAAAGGAGACTGCGTGA